In one window of Kitasatospora sp. MMS16-BH015 DNA:
- a CDS encoding ATP-binding cassette domain-containing protein produces MSTAAAPVLALRGVSKRFGAVQALTDIELEVHAGEVVALVGDNGAGKSTLVKTIAGVNQPDAGEIEWEGRPVTIHRPQDAQQLGVATVYQDLALCDNLDVVGNLFLGRELKRFGILDEVAMEKRSRTLLDTLSIRIPSVRIPIASLSGGQRQVVAIARSLIGSPRVVILDEPTAALGVEQTAQVLDLVERLRDQGLGVILISHNMADVMAVADRVAVLRLGRNNGVFERRATSQEEIISAITGATDNAVTRRKARGAEGER; encoded by the coding sequence GTGTCGACCGCAGCCGCCCCGGTCCTGGCCCTGCGCGGGGTCTCCAAACGGTTCGGCGCCGTCCAGGCGCTGACCGACATCGAGCTGGAGGTGCACGCCGGCGAGGTGGTCGCCCTGGTGGGCGACAACGGCGCCGGCAAGTCGACCCTGGTGAAGACCATCGCCGGGGTCAACCAGCCGGACGCCGGGGAGATCGAGTGGGAGGGTCGCCCGGTCACCATCCACCGCCCGCAGGACGCCCAGCAGCTCGGGGTGGCCACGGTCTACCAGGACCTCGCGCTCTGCGACAACCTGGACGTGGTGGGCAACCTCTTCCTCGGCCGGGAGCTCAAGCGATTCGGCATCCTGGACGAGGTCGCGATGGAGAAGCGCTCCCGGACCCTGCTCGACACGCTGTCGATCCGGATCCCCAGCGTGCGCATCCCGATCGCCTCGCTCTCCGGCGGCCAGCGCCAGGTGGTGGCGATCGCCCGCTCGCTGATCGGCTCGCCGAGGGTGGTCATCCTCGACGAGCCGACCGCCGCCCTCGGCGTCGAGCAGACCGCCCAGGTGCTCGACCTGGTCGAGCGGCTCCGCGACCAGGGCCTCGGGGTGATCCTGATCAGCCACAACATGGCCGACGTGATGGCGGTCGCCGACCGCGTCGCGGTGCTGCGGCTCGGTCGCAACAACGGCGTCTTCGAGCGCCGGGCGACCAGCCAGGAAGAGATCATCTCGGCCATCACCGGCGCCACGGACAACGCCGTGACCCGCCGGAAGGCCCGTGGCGCGGAGGGTGAGCGGTGA